A portion of the Cololabis saira isolate AMF1-May2022 chromosome 17, fColSai1.1, whole genome shotgun sequence genome contains these proteins:
- the map3k4 gene encoding mitogen-activated protein kinase kinase kinase 4 has product MEPPDRNEPSRQAKPAENASQQNYEVAESWDSPSEEEEPLYCTSPPNNPRQMKRMSGKHQRTSQSRNAGRSPNKVDISPSVQRECPKPAETLEEHRNKHGKKQRAAQRSSERDHKKTFEGSFMLDPLSKSSHFGALNMDPRKHYLSLGCSSCKLPVAMPHMARTHRQTSRTDCPADRLKFFETLRLLLKLTSMSSKRKEKEQRGLENMAFMGHNNEVIWLELQAWHARRSTGDQDVFLFTARQAIPDIIAEVLHFKVNYDNLRVAQCSGFQTIKGDYQSVSDPVCGEEMELAVAETNHCGVDPWSFSACPSSEMNAAQPLGSGADCREHLQCQRLAFEQVKRVMELLESVEALYPSLQALQKDYEKYAAPDFQGRVQALCLWLNITQDLNQKLRVMATVLGLHDVSRIGWPVFEIPSPRCSRGNEEEEDEEEEENDSTATFTAESDGEDRDAEEESADSHVADGELSPIQTPKFSRLSSEDGFLPAAPSGNPEVIAGVEVLCPTAIYRPFVDKALKQMGLRKLILRLHKLMDRSLQRARAALLQHTPALEFADFPDPMLYSDYLPELSRHLSCSSPSDPELGADQVSWKDLLNMDLPSFRPAFLVLCRVILNVIHECLKLRLEQRPAGDPSLLSIKQLVRECKEVLKGGLLMKQYYQFMLRGVATDAQGLQTNANIDEFEEDLHKMLVVYFEYMRSWIKMLQQLPQASHSLKNLLEEEWQFTKVITPYIRGGEAQSGELFCNIAGMLLESTGEFLDAGLQKSGNEFWESADDSTASDEIRRSVIETSRSLKELFHEARERASKALGFAKMLRKDLEVAADFSITSGVSCLLETLKKRNYVKVQIPGLEELQVFVPCSLMAQRPLILQLLNAAAGKDCSKEHDEIVEDDAYLLMSKHGAGDSATDSDWAQWDGELLKLVPQMETVDTLRAMKVENMLLIVMQSAHLVTQRKAFQQFMEDVLTLTREQTSSQPLIASALEDLKNKALQLCIKISTAIDQVEYMFTTEFEAEVEESESATLHQYYREAMIQGYNFAFEYHKEVVRLMSGEFRQRIGERYIAFARKWMTYVLTKCESGRGTKPRWATQGFDFLQAIEPAFISALPEDDFLNLQALMNECIGHVIGKPHSPVTGLYIAPRNSPRPVKVPAPVRCHSDPPNPNLFIPNPEGFSSRSLPCDLRNQLFPNGPRPGPQGPGEHSHTKAPGSIPNDVRGSSFHENDRLSSVAAELQFKSLSRHSSPTEDREEPSYPKGDPNSSARRSWELRTFISKDMAARQSPMEAVRRSIRKFEDKRYAVMKQRNIIGQVCHTPKSYDNVMHVGLRKVTFKWQRGNKIGEGQYGKVYTCINVDTGELMAMKEIRFQPNDHKTIKETADELKIFEGIKHPNLVRYFGVELHREEMYIFMEYCDEGTLEEVSRLGLQEHVIRLYSKQITTAINVLHEHGIVHRDIKGANIFLTSSGLIKLGDFGCSVKLRNNTQTMPGEVNSTLGTAAYMAPEVITRAKGEGHGRAADIWSLGCVLIEMVTGKRPWHEYEHNFQIMYKVGMGHKPPIPEKLSTEGKDFLCHCLESEPKRRWTASMLLDHPFVKVCTDEE; this is encoded by the exons ATGGAGCCTCCAGATCGCAACGAGCCCAGCAG GCAGGCCAAGCCAGCGGAAAATGCATCCCAACAGAACTATGAGGTGGCTGAATCCTGGGACTCTCCCAGCGAGGAAGAGGAACCTCTGTATTGCACATCACCTCCTAATAACCCCCGCCAGATGAAACGTATGTCAGGCAAACATCAAAGGACTAGCCAGTCGAGGAATGCTGGTCGGTCACCAAACAAAG TGGACATCAGCCCATCTGTCCAGAGAGAGTGTCCCAAGCCAGCGGAGACCTTGGAGGAGCACAGAAACAAGCACGGCAAGAAACAGCGGGCCGCACAGCGTTCATCTGAAAGAGACCACAAAAAGACCTTTGAAGGTTCTTTCATGCTGGATCCACTCTCCAAGTCCAGCCATTTTGGTGCCCTCAACATGGATCCCAGGAAGCATTACTTGAGCTTGGGCTGCAGCAGTTGTAAACTTCCCGTGGCCATGCCCCACATGGCCCGGACCCACCGACAAACCTCCAGGACGGACTGTCCTGCCGACCGCctcaagttttttgaaactCTCCGGCTCCTGCTCAAGCTCACGTCTATGTCCTCCaagaggaaagagaaggagcagAGAGGCTTGGAGAACATGGCCTTCATGGGTCACAACAACGAGGTCATTTGGTTGGAGCTGCAGGCATGGCATGCACGCCGTTCCACTGGTGACCAAGACGTGTTTCTTTTCACCGCCCGCCAAGCTATCCCTGACATCATCGCTGAGGTGCTGCACTTTAAGGTCAACTACGACAACCTTAGAGTAGCTCAGTGTTCAGGGTTTCAGACGATTAAGGGGGACTATCAGAGTGTCTCGGATCCTGTCTGTGGAGAGGAAATGGAGCTTGCTGTAGCAGAGACCAACCACTGTGGGGTAGATCCCTGGAGCTTTAGTGCCTGCCCCTCATCGGAGATGAATGCAGCACAGCCTTTAGGCTCTGGCGCCGACTGCAGGGAGCACCTTCAGTGCCAGCGGCTGGCCTTCGAGCAGGTCAAGAGGGTCATGGAACTCTTGGAGTCTGTGGAAGCGTTGTACCCCTCTTTGCAGGCCCTACAGAAAGACTATGAAAAGTATGCAGCTCCAGACTTCCAGGGCAGAGTGCAGGCGCTCTGTCTGTGGCTCAATATCACCCAGGACCTCAATCAGAAGCTGCGCGTTATGGCCACTGTGTTGGGCCTCCACGATGTGTCACGTATCGGGTGGCCCGTCTTTGAGATCCCCTCACCTCGCTGCTCCCGTGGAAAcgaagaggaagaggatgaggaagaggaggaaaatgACTCGACAGCCACTTTTACAGCTGAGAGTGATGGAGAGGACAGAGATGCTGAGGAGGAGAGTGCGGATAGCCATGTAGCAGACGGGGAGTTGTCTCCCATCCAGACTCCTAAATTTTCTCGATTGTCATCGGAAGATGGGTTTCTTcccgctgctccttcaggaaATCCTGAAGTGATTGCAGGGGTGGAGGTATTGTGCCCCACAGCCATTTACAGACCATTTGTGGATAAAGCTCTGAAACAAATGGGACTGCGTAAACTGATCCTCAGACTGCATAAACTGATGGACCGCTCTCTTCAGAGGGCCAGGGCCGCACTGCTGCAACACACTCCTGCACTGGAG TTTGCAGACTTCCCAGACCCCATGTTGTACAGTGATTACCTGCCCGAGCTGTCGCGTcatctgtcctgtagtagtccTAGTGATCCAGAACTAGGGGCGGACCAGGTGTCCTGGAAGGATTTGCTCAACATGGACCTCCCTTCCTTCCGGCCGGCGTTTCTTGTGCTGTGCAGAGTCATTCTCAACGTTATTCACGAATGCCTTAAACTACGCCTTGAACAGAGGCCTGCTGGAGACCCTTCGTTGCTCAGTATAAAACAG TTGGTGCGCGAGTGTAAAGAGGTTCTAAAAGGAGGCCTTCTGATGAAACAGTATTATCAGTTCATGCTGCGTGGCGTAGCAACGGATGCTCAAGGCTTGCAAACGAATGCCAATATTGATGAGTTTGAAGAAGACCTCCATAAGATGCTGGTG GTTTATTTTGAGTATATGCGCAGTTGGATCAAAATGTTGCAGCAGCTGCCTCAGGCTTCTCACAGCTTAAAGAACCTTTTGGAGGAGGAATGGCAGTTCACGAAGGTGATTACTCCTTACATCCGTGGAGGCGAAGCCCAGTCTGGAGAACTGTTCTG TAACATTGCTGGGATGCTGCTCGAATCCACAGGAGAGTTTCTTGATGCTGGTCTGCAGAAAAGTGGAAATGAATTCTGGGAAAGTGCAGATGACAGCACAGCCTCAGACGAGATCCG GCGGTCTGTTATTGAAACTAGCCGGTCATTGAAAGAGCTGTTCCACGAAGCCAGGGAGCGAGCGTCCAAAGCTCTGGGCTTTGCCAAAATGCTTCGCAAG GACTTAGAagttgctgcagatttcagTATTACCAGCGGGGTGTCTTGTCTCCTGGAAACACTGAAAAAGAGAAATTATGTCAAG GTTCAGATTCCAGGCTTGGAGGAGCTCCAAGTTTTTGTGCCTTGTAGCTTGATGGCTCAGCGGCCTCTGATACTGCAGCTGTTGAATGCTGCCGCCGGCAAAGACTGCTCCAAAGAGCACGATGAAATCGTTGAGGATGATGCCTACCTGCTCATGAGCAAACACGGGGCGGGTGACTCTGCTACTGATTCTGACTGGGCTCAGTGGGACGGAGAGCTTCTCAAACTGGTCCCGCAGATGGAAACTGTTGACACTTTAAGGGCCATGAAG GTGGAGAACATGCTCTTGATAGTGATGCAGTCAGCTCACCTGGTAACCCAGCGAAAAGCTTTTCAGCAGTTCATGGAGGATGTTCTTACTCTTACCCGGGAGCAAACGTCGAGTCAGCCTCTCATTGCAAGCGCTCTAGAAGATCTCAAG AACAAGGCCCTTCAGCTATGCATTAAGATCAGTACAGCCATTGACCAAGTGGAATACATGTTCACTACGGAGTTTGAGGCAGAAGTGGAGGAATCCGAGTCAGCCACCCTGCATCAGTACTACAGAGAGGCAATGATACAGGGCTACAATTTCGCCTTTGAG TACCACAAAGAAGTGGTGCGCCTCATGTCAGGGGAGTTCAGGCAGAGGATCGGGGAACGCTACATAGCCTTTGCTCGCAAGTGGATGACTTATGTCCTCACTAAATGTGAGAGCGGCAGGGGCACCAAGCCCAG GTGGGCGACTCAGGGTTTTGACTTTCTTCAGGCTATTGAACCTGCGTTCATTTCTGCATTACCAGAGGACGACTTCTTG AACCTACAAGCCTTGATGAATGAATGTATTGGACATGTGATTGGAAAACCTCATAGTCCAGTTACAGGACTGTACATAG ctcccaggaaTAGTCCTCGTCCCGTGAAGGTTCCTGCCCCCGTCCGCTGTCATAGCGACCCACCAAACCCCAATTTGTTTATCCCTAATCCTGAAGGTTTCAG CTCTCGAAGTCTCCCCTGCGATCTCCGGAACCAGCTGTTCCCCAACGGCCCCCGGCCCGGCCCTCAGGGCCCGGGGGAACACAGCCACACCAAAGCACCCGGCAGCATCCCCAATGACGTCAG GGGATCTAGTTTCCATGAGAACGATCGGCTGTCATCAGTCGCAGCAGAGTTGCAGTTTAAATCCCTGAGCCGTCACTCCAGCCCCACTGAGGACCGAGAAG aACCTTCATATCCAAAGGGAGACCCTAACAGTTCTGCACGCCGAAGCTGGGAGCTCCGCACCTTCATCAGCAAAG ACATGGCAGCACGGCAGAGCCCCATGGAGGCCGTCCGGCGCTCTATACGCAAGTTTGAGGATAAGAGGTATGCCGTGATGAAGCAGCGTAACATCATCGGTCAAGTTTGTCACACACCCAAGTCCTATGACAACGTCATGCACGTTGGGCTGAGAAAGGTGACGTTCAAGTGGCAGAGGGGCAACAAGATAG GTGAAGGCCAGTATGGAAAAGTGTACACCTGCATCAACGTTGACACCGGCGAACTTATGGCTATGAAGGAG ATCCGATTCCAGCCCAATGATCACAAAACCATCAAGGAGACGGCAGATgaactgaaaatatttgaaGGCATCAAACACCCCAACCTGGTGCGATACTTTGGAGTAGAACTTCATCGG GAGGAGATGTACATCTTCATGGAGTACTGCGACGAGGGCACCCTGGAGGAAGTGTCCAGACTCGGCCTGCAGGAGCACGTCATCAGGCTCTACAGCAAACAGATCACTACAGCCATCAATGTCCTCCATGAACACGGCATTGTCCACCGTGACATCAAAG GAGCCAACATTTTCCTGACATCATCTGGCCTTATTAAGCTGGGTGACTTTGGCTGCTCGGTCAAGTTGAGGAACAACACTCAGACCATGCCAGGGGAGGTGAACAGCACTCTCGGAACAGCGG CATACATGGCACCAGAGGTCATCACCAGAGCAAAGGGGGAAGGTCATGGGCGGGCAGCAGATATCTGGAGTTTGGGCTGCGTCCTTATTGAAATGGTGACTGGAAAG AGGCCTTGGCACGAGTACGAGCATAACTTCCAGATCATGTACAAAGTGGGCATGGGCCACAAACCTCCGATCCCCGAGAAGCTGAGCACGGAGGGGAAGGACTTCCTCTGTCACTGCCTGGAGAGCGAACCCAAACGCCGCTGGACCGCTAGCATGCTGCTGGACCACCCCTTTGTAAAG GTTTGCACAGATGAAGAGTGA